A window of Gossypium hirsutum isolate 1008001.06 chromosome D13, Gossypium_hirsutum_v2.1, whole genome shotgun sequence genomic DNA:
TTCGAATTGGAATGCAAGTTATAtttcgtattaatttttttatattatttgaaaaaattccaaatttttttcataaatatttttaaaaaacaattttcgatttttcaatttttcttaatTAGCCTTAGAATGCATGTTCTAAATAATATTGTTTTAGGGTTAAGATTTGAGTTCGTTTTTGgattttttatacattatttatatcATTTAAAGGAAAATAATTATGTTTCAGTACATTCACGTTTTTCTACATCAATAATAATGTCGATGCAAACTGAGTTAAGACTAAATAGAATTACTTTACTTTGTGTTTGATTTTTGGTTATATTAACTTGATTTATAGAATAATGGCGGAGGAATATGGTTACCAAAGAAGTGGGAAGAAATGTAGAGAAAAATTTGAGAATCTCCACAAATACTACAAGAAAACCAAACAACGTAAAGCTGGGAGACAAGATGGCAAAAACTACAGGTTTTTCCGACAACTTGAACTCCTTTACGGTGAAACAACGGATCAATGTCCGACTGTTCTTTATCAGACATCAAACAACCCAATGAACCAAAGAAACCAccatgaagaagaaaagaaaccaaGTGATCAAAGCCTTGGTGTTTCCAATTCATCTGAATTCGAGACTTCATCGTCCGAAAACAATGCCGACAACGAAGTTTCGGCTTTTACGAAGGTGAAGGACTTTATGGAATCACAAATGAATAAACTGATTGATTCACAAGATGTTTGGATGGAAAGAATGTTGAAAGCCATTGAAGATAAAGACCAAGAGAGATTATCTAAAGAAGAAGAATGGAGGAGACAAGAGACAGCTTTGTTGGATAAAGAACATGAAATTTGGGTTAAGGAAAGAGCTTGGGTTGAAGCTCGTGATTTTGCTTTAATGGAAGTTGTTAAGAATTTTACAAGGAAAAGAGTACTAGAagtttcatcatcatcatcttcagcTGAAAGGCCTGTGGGATACACTCAACAAGGAATCTCAAGCTTGATACACAGTTTAGGACAAGCTTGGAACCAAGATTCCAGTAACATATGAATCAAGTTTAgctctttttcctttcttttgtctCTCTAATCTATTGTAGTAATATTGTACCGAAAGAGCTTTAAACTATTGGTTATGGCCGATGGTAGGTTTTTATATCTTGATCTGTGCATGGAATTAGCATTGTGTATGGATGGTTGACTAATTTTTGTATGAAATTAACTGATTAGTAAAAGGATTTCTCTAGCTACTCTAAATTGTTGGTATAATAATGAAGTTAgtcttaaaattttagttcttaatttaacaaatttatctcgtgtaaatgtgtttgaatttgttaaaatttttaaaattaagtaaaaaatgacaaaatatgtaaatatcgAAGGCTATATTTATTACTATACCAAttcaaaattatgtataattgatgAAATACATTAACGCCTTTAACTGTTCTTAGTTGTTCATTTTTTAAATTGACAATGATTAATTGCtccaattttcttttaaaatgagctaatttactcaatttcgaaattgaaaatcatcttttatcaaaaaaaattaatttttatggacCACTATCTTAAGATTTTTACCTGtggggttttttattttatttttttaaatcagaATTCTACAGTTAGTTTTTCATGAATATAGACTCATTTGTAAATATAACAGTAGTGGCACTGGGAACTATTGTTTGGTCTCATTATACTGTTTTTCTTTCTGCTGATCTTTTttcaattaaaagaaaataaaagttgcaGTATTGGTCCGGAATGTGTAgatttaaatatttatgtatatctaatctattttttttgaattcggataatatttgaattaagcACAGAATATAATTATCTTGTTTGATAatggtaattattttataattttaatcttattaatatgatattatttattttattttcagtaattttagataaaattttaataattgaattcaGAGTAAGAATAAAATTAATTAGCCACATATAATTCTACCTAATACATGAAAGACCCAATAAGTTCATTTGATGTAAGAGCGGATGACACATTGGGATTTCTAATCTATGTGCAGCCCACCACATTGAGTCCAGAGAGATTTTGgggttttattaaaatattatcttCCCTCCTCCTGTTCAAGTAGAACTCTTATGATTTTTCCTATATACAAGTGCTATGAGGTagcttaatatatatatgcaattgaTATATGGATACTATGCCGACATTTAGGGAAATTTACTTagatacaaaataaattatatttttcacgAGTACTCATGATAGTGAATTTCGATTTTGGTGCCTCATAGAGAAAGTGAACTTTCCACACTGGAAAGTTATAGTTTTCATTTTATGTCCAGTTTGTGATAACAACCCATCAACTTAGCAACTGAAAATTCAAGGATAAAAGAAGATATGATTTCGTAGAAAGCCATAATTTAGTAAGTCTCATTGATCTAAAAACACAAAtgttgaatttaataaaatctattgtcataaataacaattttttcaataaatccTTAAGAATTGCATTCTAGTTGTAGTGGGGTATTTTGGCGTAGGATGcgattttgaaaattataaaattgtaatTATTGATTTAATGGGGGACGACTTAAAAGAAAATGTGTGTTAGCCGTTGCCTAGATTGCGTACATTATGGGTGTGATGATGGGCTACATTGAACTTTGTGGTTGGCGGAGCTGCTGTGATTGGGGAAACGCGTCCGGGTCATGCGCTAAAGGTTGGTGGCGCAATGGAGATAGGGAATTTCTCCTTCATTTCTTCACTTTATTGTtacatttatcattttttatttccaCCTCATGCAATCAAACGCAATCTTAAATAATTttagagcacgtttggttcgctgtattggattagaggtgtattggattagaggtgtaatggattagaggtgtaatagaatagaggtgtaatagcaaatcaaatgtttggttgaatgtaatggaatagaggcgtaatagtaatcttgtgtttggttgaatggaatagaggtgtaatagcataatggaaaaaactaaaatgactagaatacccttagcataaatttattttggtaaatgattattgttattgttatttaaattttaataagattattattatcaataataaataatttaatcatatttaaacataattattattaaatatattttaattaaaatatataatttaataaaattcttaataattagcagaaatttgttttggtaaattattattgttattgttatttaaattttaataagattattaatatcaataataaataatttaatcatatttaaacataattattattaaatatattttaattaaaatatataatttaataaaattcttaataattaatattcttatatgaattttctcaaatcataatatatgatactgtaaaatataaattaacataattattattaaatatattataactatATTTGCTGCAACATCATAGAAATTCAATACCGTAGCTCACTCCAATTTTCCTATTTAAACTCTATAACTATATTTGCTGCAACATCCAATGGAAGCAAACTAGACTAAAAGCAGATAATAGCCAAatgtttctattttttctttttcatgtttttaagatACAGGCATACATTGAAAGCAGATATGCACACTTCAGGCACAGTATTCATCATACAATTTGAAGAAAAACACTGCTACAAACAACGGCTTTTAGATAAACTTTACAAAGGTAAAAACATCATTAGCACAAATTCATAGCGGCCACCTGTTGGAGAGATCTTGGCTGATGATCAGATGACCCAGAACCAAGCTATGACTGATCCTGATGCCAGACCAACTACTAGAAACAACACCATAACGATGCCAGAAGTCTCTGCGTGTTGTATCTGGACAGATTTAGGAGCCATGATCATTAACACACTTGTCAAGTAGCCATTAGTTAGACTTAGAAGGCAAGTCAGTAACGAGACTGGAAACTCTGTTCGGAAGAGCTGAGGGCCGTGCAAGCAACCTATGAAGAGAGGAAAGAACAGTAACCTCACAACACAAGCGGAAATAGCAACCTTTGCATTTTCAAGGAGATAGACTGCAGTCAACGATTTGCCAACCAGGTCAAACACATTGTAGCCTGTTATAAGGAGGACCAGATACCAGTCCTTGAGAACCAATGAGTGCACATCCTCTGTGATGTATCCTGGAAATATTGATAAAGTTACAACATATATGAGGACGATCCTAAATCCATACCACTTGACTGTTCCTACTATATTCTACAAGGTTGCTCTCCAAACAGGCCCAGTCATGGGACTTTTCTCTGCTTTTTCCTCCTTAACAGCCTCAGCCTTTAACTCCTCATAGTACTGCATAATCGGAAGTTTGTGTGCCACATTGTACAAGACTATGCATATGACCATAAACACAATGCTAGTAAAAAGTAAAGGTAGGCACTCTTTCTCAAGCCATCAGCACATTGTGGAAATACAGCTTTGGTTAGGATCCTTAGCATTGAAACAAGGACCCCTGCGCCCAacaatttgacaaattaaaatttcattagacgAGGAAGCAGCACAGTTCTTCATATAATATGATTCAATacaaaagataaaaaatgaaagaaatgaattTTGTATCCAGGAATATTCAAGTGAAACTACTGACCACATGGGTACTAATAGTAACTATGGTTTAATTTCTATTACACCATATAAAAAGCATAGCCATAGACCATGTGTGGTAGAGGAAAAATGTTACAAGTGGTTCAAGATTCAGAGTTCATAGTGTCATCAAGAGCTTTATTACATACCTAGCGAATCAATGCAACTTTCAAGTACTAATGACTCCTTTAAGTACCTATTAGAATAAGTTCTCTCATTAGATTGAACAAAGATGAAATGGAAACAAGAAAAGGAAATTATATAAAAGGTAAAagattttcataacataaattcaTCTTACCCAGCAGCAATAGCACCAGCGACTGCTAAGCCGAGTGCGG
This region includes:
- the LOC107919626 gene encoding trihelix transcription factor PTL, yielding MDMVDQNGPPHLRRSLPMRTHFPVPHPEPTEPYFAHINMASPSPVPYHEPFMAPLPSRLVRFSHNHYPSASPTTSVAASASIPSATTLFGGSRWGNITNGGNSRWPRQETLTLLEIRIRLDPKFKEANQKGPLWDELSRIMAEEYGYQRSGKKCREKFENLHKYYKKTKQRKAGRQDGKNYRFFRQLELLYGETTDQCPTVLYQTSNNPMNQRNHHEEEKKPSDQSLGVSNSSEFETSSSENNADNEVSAFTKVKDFMESQMNKLIDSQDVWMERMLKAIEDKDQERLSKEEEWRRQETALLDKEHEIWVKERAWVEARDFALMEVVKNFTRKRVLEVSSSSSSAERPVGYTQQGISSLIHSLGQAWNQDSSNI